CGGCGTCTGGCCACCGCCCAACGCAaggagaggcggcgcgcgcagCATGAGCTGGGgcggaggggaggcgacgacgggcgGGGCGGTCActagtctaggtttagatgaaatctagccgttttcattcaaactttgtaatgtataatcaaatttgaatgaaaacctttatttatttggggggcggcgtttgggggacgcggctggggagcaacGTCCTCCAaagacggcacgaacaaaacacgtcccccaaacgcttgaTCCGACGCTCTTTGGGGGACACGACTAGAGATGATCTAAGGTCTGAGAGTCAGTCTTCAACAGATACATATAGTGTGACAAAACATCAACATTTCATCAAAAATACCGAGTTGCACCCGGGTGTCAGTACACCcagtttttctaaaaaaaatactCCGTAGAAAAATCTacttaaaagtttcaaaaaaatgaaataaatttTTGCATGTAGATATTATATATGTAGATGTTTACTTTTGTAAGTTTGCACGGAAAAATACGATTGTTTGTGTCCTACACGGAATTGACAAAATGTACAAATGACACTATAATGGTTGGTTCCGTACCGCGAACAAAAATAGGGAATTTCAGTTTCacatttttgtgtaggtcacataTGATGTTTTTTTTCCCTAAAATCTGCACgaataagtatcaacataatatatacATACGTGCATTTTTATAAAATTCAAAAACTTTAAAATACTTCCCCTCCAGCATTTTTTAGAAATTTCGTTCACGTCCTTCCACTCCAACATTTCGTCTGCGTGTGTGTAGCCCTATGTACATGGTGAAGAGCACAATGTACGCTTGTGTTGTCAGCCAGTAATTGCATAGCTGTTCGTCTCATGTAAATGAATCCATCTGTGCTCGTACAGAACTAAGTAGGAGTGGTACCAGTACGGCTTCCTTAGAAAATGGTACGGGTACGGCTGCTACTATACTACTAGGGCTATTTTCTACTGGCGCAATTACACCAAACAGTCCGGGAACTCTAATTATACCTCTTGAAGGTGCAACACATCAGTCTACAGTATAGTCTTCCATCTTGAAAATCATGTCATTCTTGATAACTGATATACTCTGCAAATGTTACATTTGATCAAACTCCATCAAATTTCACCACTGATATACCTGCAAGTGTTACATTTGATCAAACTCTCTTCATACGACGCTGTTCCATGTAGTCTTGTGCGATCTAGGATGCACACAGTGCACCTAATTTAAAATAAACAATTTGAGTGCAATGGGATTAGGAGGACAGGTAGCAGTAGGACTACTACTAATTTAAACAGCTCCCCGTACCTACTGATTTGACCACCACCATTGCTCCATCATTACGGAGCACTCCCCTAATCAAATCAAGCGGGGCACGGAGCAGCACAAAGCAGTGCATACAAGAATCATCATTGCGTTTAGTACAATTGACAACTCCTTGAAACCATACTTTAGTTTGCAGGGCAATCATCGTAGCAGGAAAAACAAAAAGCCTGTGAGCCAACATGCCAGCTTAATTAGCCTGGCCAAAGGCTCATCTTTGCCAAAGTGACCCCACTTCTCTCACTGGCCTGGCCTGTCAAATTTAAACTAGAGATCACTATCTCACCACCATCACAAGATCagttcattttgatgcagagtctGAGGGTAAAATCtccattttaaaaaaatcagctcATCACAGCAAACAATCAGAGAATTAAAATACTGCACAACTGACCAATTTCTATACAGTACTAGTTTCTGTGTGACCTTGTTGAGTTTGCTGAGAATTTATGCATCAGAGGTTTTTTATTGTTTGTAGAGATGGGTTCTATGCAAATTTTCCAAGATATCCAATACATATATGGATTTTTTTTCAAAGGATATTAAATCGGACATTATTGAAATATAAGCTGCAAAAATATTGCTAAAATACTCATGTCATTACATGACGAGCCAATCTAGATAAAAATTGTCAAGAAAAAAGACCGGTCAATATGAACTTTGACCACCTAATTAACATTACTCCACTCCACTCTACCTTGTAACCACGAGACGAGGCTTCTATTACGAAGCCTCCCCCTTTTAACTACAGCTCGGTCCCGTGCCGGCGTCGTCCGGCGAGGTGGACGCAGCGGCGGCGGTCACATGAGGCTACAGGAGTTGGGGTTCTCCTCGTTGAACATGTTGTTGTACGACTCCTGCGGTGGGGACGACCTCATGCCGGGCGGGCCGTACATGAactccggcggcggtggcggcatcaTCATGGGCGGGTACGGCGAGTAGCCGTACGGCATGTGCGCCGGCGGGGGCTGGGGCATCGGCTGCATGGACGCTACCGGCATGGGCGCGTAGTACGACACGCTCGCGCTCGGGTGCGCCATGTTGTAGCTCATCACCGGCTGCGGCGCGTAGTACGGGAACCCACCGCCGTGTGCATGTGCGCGGTCAGGCCCCGGCGCCGGCGCTGGCACTGGGATCATCGCCTTCTCCTCCTGCGGCTGTGGCTTTGtcttctgctgctgctgctgcggcggCAGCGGCTTTTCCGCAGCGGCGTCCACATCGCCACCGGCGTCCTTctgcttgttcttcttcttccccttcttgcCGCCTGTCTTCTCGCCGCCCGCCTCCTCGGAGTTGGCCTCTTTTGCCGCCGGCTCAGGCGAGCCCTTCTCCTTGTTTTCAGGCAACTCGCTCTCCTTGGCGTCGTTCTTTGGTTTCTTGGCCTCTGCTTTCTTCTCCGAGACCTTGTCCTCCTCCGGCTTCTTCTCGGAACTCTTGTCCTTCTCCGGCTTCTTCTGGGAGCTCTTGTCCTTCTCCGAGCTCTCGGGCGATGCCTCCTCGGCCGGCTTATCTTTGCCCTTGCCTTTCTTCCCGGGAGACGTGGCGGCAACAGCCTCCTCGCCCTTCTGCTTCTTGGGCTCGGCAGGTGCCGGCACCGGCACGGGCCAGAGCGCGGCCTGCTTGCCGGACTTGAGCAGCCGCCTGACGAGCGCGTCGGCGGCCACGCTGCCGGTGACCGTGACCTTGTGCTGCGCCGCGTCGATGGTCACCTTGTACACGCCTAATCGTTCACAGCCACATGCATTCGATTAAAACCAAAATCTTGACACCAAGCCAGCAATTACGGATTAATGACGATCTTGCGTGGAAACTAGAGATGAATCGACCGGAGCCAGTCATGAAGCTGCTGGTACCTTCGATGGCGAGGAGCACCTTCTTGACCTTCTTCTTGCACCCCTCGCAGTGGATGGAGACCCTCAGCACGGTGGTCTGGATTCAGCCAAAAAAACAATGTCAGTCAGCGAAACCGTCTccggacgacgacgatgatgaagaagaaacaGAGCACAGCAATGGAGGCTAGGCTCTGTTGGACTCACCGTGTAGTGCAGTGGCTCTGCCTCCTCTGACGCCATGGAGAGAAAGGGAGCTAAAGCTACAGGGACAGGGTGGAGCTGGGGTAGCTGAGCTCACTGGCTGGCGGCGGCTGGGCCGGGTAGCTTCTGGTGAGAGTGAGTGTGAGTGGGAAGCGGAAAGAAGAGGGCCTTGCTTGAATAGGCAGCTAGACTTTTATAACGGTGAACGAACAAGCGTAGGAGCTGGATCCGCCGCCGCTGACGCGTGGGGCCCGGACAACAGGTGCCACGTCACTCCGGCTAGCTCGCGAGCGTTTGGCAGCGACGTTGACATCAGAGCAGAGCCGCACCTCCACATCATTGGCGCTTGGCGGATGACATGGACGCGCATGGCGTTCTCCCTGCTTTCGCTATGGAGTAAAATACATCGGGGCACCGAACTCGACACCTTTGCCCGCCTCAGTCAGGAATACACATTCTACGGTAATTAAATATGGCAGAGAGGCCTATCGACGGTAACTGGGTTGTGTAGATCAGCGTATTTTCTGACGTGGAAGTAGTGGACCCAGATTCTAGGCCAGGTAGGCATTTTTTGCCAAAATAAAAACCCTCCAATCTGTCCATTCCGCTCCTTCCCCACTTCCTCTCCACGCCCGCACCGCCGCCGTCGAGGTGGTCCAGGGGGTCACGGGCTCCCGACGGCATGGGGGGCCTTGACCTGCTCTTGTTTCTCCTTCATGTGGGCCTCGAGCTCAACTTACGCGCAGCACACCGCGCCTATGCTTGACCTCCTCGATCAAGCTCCGCGTGGACGACGACCTCAAGCAGATGCTCGCGTGCGCGCAAGAGGGCCGCCGGTGTcgccgtggtgaacgagcagatgccatgggatggcttaagttgaggccgaatggacgctagaggattcgggggagggtttctgattagatgggatgaacttccggatgctttcctcaagaactcagccaaaggcagtaatacaagaagaaacacacaaggaagaactctgctctagatcactctcttcattgatctcaacaggatacagGTTTTTGGATACAAGGTTCATCGTCCCCGCAAAGggtagtgccccctctccttatataggggcgagggtggcttacagagcaagaaaccctaagggcatctttgactggacaaactactttacaaagtaactttaatcatagatgatgccggggtcttctttaatcagggaggctgacgtcctccggcttctttcagcatcatcttcctctttggcgccagggcttcgtttaaaactactttgcttagctcatctttgtcctctagctctgaaaagaatctttgaccagtcttgccgacatgctcttcttaccggtagcccggtgtcttctttacccggttccggtatacccctcttggggataccggcttagctttacttagccaaactcttatctttgtgctccggtataacattaaaccggtatcttgatggctcaaaccatccggtttggcatgcctttggcataccgggggtcatccccccaacattagtccctgaagctggtatagtctggtagattctatccaacagaccatgccaggttctcatatcttaaggtaccggtttaatgtttccgGCGGTTAGCTTGGAtctggcatctttgcccggactcacgtcttctctctttgcaaggtatttttgaaggagatatgccctagaggcaataataaagttgttattatttatatctttatgtttatgataaatgtttatatgtcatgctataattgtattaaccgaaacattagtacatgtgtgatatgtaaacaacaaagagtccctagtatgcctcttaactagcttgttgattaatggatgattagtttcataatcatgaacattggatgttattaataacaatgttatatcattatatgaatgatgtaatggacacacccaattaagcgtagcataagatctcgtcattaagttatttgct
This region of Lolium perenne isolate Kyuss_39 chromosome 2, Kyuss_2.0, whole genome shotgun sequence genomic DNA includes:
- the LOC127331630 gene encoding uncharacterized protein, with the translated sequence MASEEAEPLHYTTTVLRVSIHCEGCKKKVKKVLLAIEGVYKVTIDAAQHKVTVTGSVAADALVRRLLKSGKQAALWPVPVPAPAEPKKQKGEEAVAATSPGKKGKGKDKPAEEASPESSEKDKSSQKKPEKDKSSEKKPEEDKVSEKKAEAKKPKNDAKESELPENKEKGSPEPAAKEANSEEAGGEKTGGKKGKKKNKQKDAGGDVDAAAEKPLPPQQQQQKTKPQPQEEKAMIPVPAPAPGPDRAHAHGGGFPYYAPQPVMSYNMAHPSASVSYYAPMPVASMQPMPQPPPAHMPYGYSPYPPMMMPPPPPEFMYGPPGMRSSPPQESYNNMFNEENPNSCSLM